TATTCCATAAGAATTCCATGTTATAGTGATAATTGTTGTTTTATGACTGTGCAATTGGACTACAGAATGTTAACTCTACAAACTTGGAGAAGAACACGCCTCTCCACTGGGCATGCCTCAATGGACATACAGAGGTATTTCAGTTGCCTCGCTATTCTATTAGTGGTTTTCATGCACCGATCTAGACATATAATGACATAAATGCTTATAAAAACAATTTTCCAGGTAATCAAGGCTTTGATATGTGCTGGGGCTATCGTAAGTGTACTGAACAGGTATGTTAAAATGTAAATGACTGCACCAGAAGAAGTGGTGGTTTGATTGTGAAATACATGCTGCAGGATGTATTAGATATTTCTTACTTAGTGGTGTCTGTTATAAAGGCATGATTTGGTATTCTGCAGCCATGAGAAAACCCCTATGGATGAGGCACTGACTCTCGGAAAGATGGAAGTGGTCGATGCAATCGGTGCAGCAGTAGCTCAAGCAGAGCTCAATGGTGTTACTGTCTCCTAAGCAGAACTTGACATTCTCCTTGTGTGATGGATGACGATGATCTGCCACCCTGTTCTTATCTTCTTCGTCACCGTTTCTTCCGGTCTGTGTCACTTAAGATGCTGATATGCTAGTATGTGGGGCATTAGGATGTGTTGAGCTAAGAGTTAACTGTCATCTCTGTCTGCAATCACCTGTTAGTGTCAAATGTCCTGAAAGTCTGGCTGCTGACTATGTGTGCAGCAGTCAGATGTAGTATCTTGTTTTATAAGATTGCAAAGGCCATCGGACTTGTGCTGCTGAACTAATTCCTTTCTCCCACAATCTCCTACCTAGTCAGATCACTGGGTTTTATACTTTACAGTGAGCTGAGATATCAGATATGCACTTCTGGTTTTTTGTGTTGTTGTTGATCCCTCTCTGCTTTCAAACTTACCAGTTATCCAATTATTCTTATATATTTTTTTACGTTATTATGTATAATTCAGTTGCCTTGTAGTTGCGGCTGAAGCCATTAGCCATATATGCCACAATGCGTCCCAGTTATGATTTATGAGCCATATGTGCCACAATGTGTTCCAGTTGACTTTATTCAGCTGGCTTCCAACTGTACATCTGGGTCGTGTATCTGAGTCAGTTTGAGCCCACTGCCTAGAAAAGTCAAGGCAGAGCCCACCACCCAGAAACGGTCTGGACAGTCCACGAGGCAAAAAATACCAGTCATGGATGGTTGGCCCATTTCTTTGTCCAAATTCAATCTCCACAAAAGGTGCATAGATCCTTCAGACTGTGTGCTCACTCTCACTTTGTCAAATTCAGGTCGCTGTGGCCTATATAGCCACACCCGTTCTCACTCCCACTTTGTCAAAATCCAGGAGGCACTTGCGGCAGGCGTGTTTTGCCAGAGACGACGCACCACTCGCCAACCGGGTCAAGTGTTCAGGTCGCTCTCTTGATCAGTTCGGCCAACCAAGGTCGGTGTCGcggctagaagaagaagacgatgaggaggaggaaggaaagcTTCTGACGGAAGAAACTTATTAACGAGGGGCGACAGCCAACAGGGCAGACCAAGACATGCCGTCGCCGTCGGCGTTGTGAATCCGCGCTCGTAATAAAGGTCACGGACGGGCTCATGAGCCCGTCGCCTTCCTCGCCGCCCCGGTTACTTCGGGACACGaacgcgacggcggcgacgggggtgaTCACACAAATCAATGCCGCTGCCGCGGGTGGCCCGTGATGCGGCCGTCGGTCGGTCGAGCCACACCATGACCTTGTCACGATGCCAGGCGCGACGCCCGATCGATCGGTTTTCGTCATGAATGCGCGATGCGGCAGTGGCACCGCGGAGGTCGACGCAGTCGGCGGCTCGACGTCCTCCGTTCGTTTCTCTCTACGTACGACTGTACTGTATGTATGTAGCAGCAGTACATGCACACGGAGGACGGCCGCAAATCAGTTACTCCTACTGACTACTCTGCTGATCTGCCACTGCTTTGACGTTTCTCTCCTCGGAGGATCGCTGCTGATCACCAGGCAAGGGCAGGGCGCAGCGATATATGTGCCTGCCACCCCATGACGCACGCACGCACGTACGAGCCGATCCAAGGCACATGCAGCATGCTACGTGTCAGGCGACCCGATCCCGTGGCCGGTGCCGTGTTGACTTGGCGTCCACCCCGTCCGGCCATTGCGACTGTGGTGGTGCAAGCAAAGCGGCGACGCCATTTCGGCAAACGCACGCGCCGTGTCTCCGGTGTTTGTCTCCTCACgagggagaaagagagagggaCCTAACTCACGTATGTTTCGCTGGTTATCTGGTGTCTATTAATTGTCCTGCTACATTTTAGGAACCTAGGATTATTCCTCGTGCTTTACAGAGTTAGTGGCTATCTAAACCTAATTaaagcattactagtagaaccctcaaaccctcactaGCGTTTTAAGGGTccaaaaatgatttttttgtgcaCTTTTACGAGTTAAAAAACAGAGGCAAAGATTAGAACCCTCGAACCCAACCCTTATAACGGAATATTCCCCATGAACGATGTTGTCGTTGTGCGCGGGAGGTCGACGGGGCGGCCGCCGGCGACGGGGGCGACTAGCAGCGGCGGTCGCGGGCGTGGGCGCGGGAGTTGGGAGGATTTTTCCCTCCCGGGTGAGTATAACCGCCAAATGAGGGTTGGGGTAGGTTTTGCTCCCCAACCCTTACTTTTGAGGATTGGAAGagggtttgagggttggaccttTAAAAATTTTTGAGGGTTTAAGGGTTAAGGGGTTCTAGTCTACGGCTTTTTTCGACGAAAACTGTAAAAAAGCAGTTATTTTTAGGGGTTTGAACATTTGAGggctctactagtaatgctcttatgCTGCCACTGGCTACCACATGCACGCGCCTTCGTTCTGTACAGAGACGGGCTAGTCCGGCCAGAATTGATTACACTTGCCAGGTTAACTAGTGAGTACTCCTAACTAGCTGCCCCTGCACACGGCTCTAATTTGTAGGCTGCTCTTTTGGTGGCATTGTGCGTGCATGTGTCACACACAGTGTCAGTACTCGGTAGACAGAGCTTTGCCGGAGAAAACCAAGAGCATTTTCAGCCGTTGGTCCCCACAGGAGGCGCTAAAAATTGCCCCCGGGAGTGCACCGACGCAAAATGCGCGCTGGGGCGTGATGTCACCCAGTCACGGCGTCCATGCAATTTTTTTGAACGGCGCAAACACGGCGAGTTTATGCATATTTCGGCGACTTCAAACCAAATTCGACCAAACACGGCACAAACACGCCCGCTCatatatatttaaaatattttatagaaaaaaCGCACTGCTAGGCCCGTCCGCCGTCTCGCTCGCCTCGCCGCACCTCGCCAGCCGCCgcccttgcagttctacatgccgaggaggctgtagaaccgcgtgtagtcgctgtcgtcctcgtcgtcgtcgccgccgccgcctccatcgtggccgccgtccctgctgcaaccctcccacgattggcgcggcgggttggacagTCCGGGCGTCCGGCGGCGTCCTCGTCGTCATTGCTGTCGAGGATCACGAcgtcgtgctcgtcctcgcgcccacgcttgcgggcggcgatctcctccagggcccgggtcTGCCGGGTCATCACCGTTTGGAGGTAGTCGTCGCGCGCCCACCGCAGGGCGTCCGCGTCGGAGAATccacgccgggctatctcctcgtactccggggggagactgggctccggcttgggcgcgaCGAGGACGAGGCGCCCGGAAGTGGGGGTGGAGTCGGCGATGCGGATACCGGAGATGCGGGTGCGCcggctgacaggcgtgtcctggggctcctggggctccggcttgacggggcggaggctgGGAGAGCCGGTCGACcgaccggacgaggaggaggacgcccgggggtccatgcgcctcggcgtccacgagctcccacggcggcgagagaaggacggcgGGGAGGGGTACTCTAGCCTcagcgtgttgccgccctcgatgtactcgaggacggcctccagcgtgcggccgggcacgccccaccatcggcgccgcccttcagagttgagcctgccggagggcacgacgccattggtggcctcgagctactcggcgtgacggcggcgaaagtagggctcccagagcgggctgtcggggacgtaccatggcccctccctcgccgcccgcggcagaGAGGCACGAATACGCGCGATCTCCGCACGAcgcgccgccccggtgggcggtggtggcaccggaaccccgccggcgctgattctccacgccccgggcacccgcatgtccggcgggaccgggtactcggcctcgtagaggagcCGAGCTTCGTTTTCGTGAAGGTggtggcggccgaagccgttcgccgccgcgccgtcgccagGGAATCGTTCGGCCATTTCTACGAACTGGGACAGCGAGGGAAGAGGGAGGAAGGGGAGATAGGGCGCGTCGGCGGTCGAGACTCTGTGCGTGCCACCGGCGCGCTGggggtcggcttatataggcggaggcggcgcgagcacGCGTGGCGGCCTCGTCTACGCGTGGCATGCGCGGGGACGCGCGTCGTCatgccttcactgcgccgcccgtgaggcatcaacggcggaggctgaccggcgcggcagcgcgcggcagttttggcattgattcgccgcgggaaacgatgcgatgaggacgacgaagcggcgagaagcgagacgagtcgctggcaaggagggtccgtggctctttcgcgccaaaaacggtTCACCCGGCGCCCCcaagcgcccccagcgcgccgggttcgggttgggttcgccggcgccaatttcgggtCAACCCGGCGAAAATTGGGCCCTTGGGGACGCGACTGGACCGATTTTTTATGCCGGCGACCGAAAAATCGTCTTGTGGGCTTtgttggggcgcggctggagatgctctaagctccaCCCCACCTTCAACAATTCCAAGAGTGCAACAACTTGGTGAGATGATCTAGCACACAGCAAAACTCGCTGCATGTGAATACACGCTTTCATGGTGATCTACTACAAATCTAAGCACGTACTACGCCGCATGCATGCACGTACGTACCCTTCAAAACGTTCACGCGCAAGAAGAGGGCTGAGTTGCCGACGCGTGTTAACTGGATCTGCGTGCAAGCCCGTGTCAGTGCACCGTGTGCGGTGAGACCGTGAGGCGACATAATCTGCATGTCGCGCTTCATTTCGCGCGTTATATCCTTGCTTAGACGACAGGACCACAGACACGAGCGGAGCAACGGCGTAACTCCCCGTCGCACGGTGCAGGCCGGCGGGCCCCGTCACGGGCAGCTCGCATAACTGCGTAGCAGCACCTCAACAATGCATGGAGAGTACGGAATATGAGTAACGTAGCAGTGGTAGCTGACATCGATCTCCTAGTGGCTATAGTCCCTCCCTACAAGATCCAAGGGACAATCTTAATGGAGGCCTTCAAGGAAGGAAGGAATAGTGCAAGATCCAGAGATCCATCACCCGCATGGCCACGTACAGATACGCAGTACTCATACGGctactgcatgcatgcatgtatacatgtgtatatatGGGCATGCATGTGCGTGTGCAGTGCACGGCAGATACCACGTAGGGTAGGAGAGCTCATTTTTAGTAAGAGAACCAATAGTGCAAGATCTTACGGATACGTACGCGCTCCGGTTACAAACGTAACGTAGGTCACTTGTAACCACCATAGCTAGCAAAATCACGTACACAAGCGTGTGTATTTTGTACCGTGGCATGCAAGTTGGAGAGCTAGCCGGGTCGCCGCGCCATCTGCAGTGAACAATTGACGAAAACTACGAAGGCATAGGCATTCAGTGCTGCGGCACGTACGTGCGTAGCAAATAGTGGTAGCTTAAGTGCACGCGCCGGCCTTCGCCTTTCATCATTTACACGTCCGTGCAGCCTCCGAGTTACCACAGCATTATTGCTCGCTTTCCCC
The window above is part of the Triticum aestivum cultivar Chinese Spring chromosome 2A, IWGSC CS RefSeq v2.1, whole genome shotgun sequence genome. Proteins encoded here:
- the LOC123187650 gene encoding ankyrin repeat domain-containing protein 2A gives rise to the protein MGVESAQPTPAATAEQAQDLIDAARYDELEDVVALFSAGVPLDSADSQGRTALHMASANGHLAVVEYLIQNGANVNSTNLEKNTPLHWACLNGHTEVIKALICAGAIVSVLNSHEKTPMDEALTLGKMEVVDAIGAAVAQAELNGVTVS